A single region of the Thermococcus zilligii AN1 genome encodes:
- a CDS encoding ATP-binding cassette domain-containing protein encodes MGVVEFEDVFVKYETYTGSVLALRGITFSLGAGETILVVGPSGSGKTTLLRVILGLVQPMHGTVRVFGMEPRDGKTGLEIRRRIGYLTQEGKMIPELTVWENIIFYAKGRGRKVDENRVRELARELNVEAVLNKHPNQLSGGELKRAELLMVLSDEPELLLLDEPTSMLDAENSKVVIDLLSTFKGSVPMIVTSHDPRLVEVSDRILEVTGGVVRKPEGTARGGNT; translated from the coding sequence GTGGGTGTCGTCGAGTTTGAGGATGTCTTTGTGAAGTACGAAACCTACACGGGAAGCGTTTTGGCTTTAAGGGGAATAACTTTCTCCCTCGGGGCGGGGGAGACGATCCTTGTAGTGGGCCCATCTGGAAGCGGCAAAACCACGCTTCTCAGGGTTATCCTCGGCCTCGTTCAACCCATGCACGGAACCGTCAGGGTTTTCGGAATGGAGCCGCGGGACGGGAAGACAGGACTCGAAATCAGAAGGCGGATAGGTTATCTGACCCAGGAGGGGAAGATGATACCCGAACTCACGGTGTGGGAGAACATAATATTCTACGCAAAGGGAAGGGGCAGGAAGGTAGACGAGAACCGGGTCAGGGAGCTCGCGAGGGAGTTAAACGTTGAAGCCGTGCTCAACAAGCATCCAAACCAGCTCAGCGGAGGGGAGCTCAAAAGAGCTGAGCTTCTGATGGTTTTATCGGATGAACCCGAGCTCCTCCTCCTTGACGAGCCGACGTCGATGCTTGATGCCGAGAACTCCAAGGTGGTCATAGACCTCCTTTCCACATTCAAAGGCAGTGTCCCCATGATAGTGACATCCCACGACCCGAGGCTGGTTGAAGTCAGCGATAGGATTTTGGAGGTTACCGGTGGGGTGGTAAGAAAACCTGAAGGGACTGCCCGGGGCGGCAACACCTAA
- a CDS encoding glycosyltransferase yields the protein MFSGGFKMDSGGSNKPKVSIIIPTYNERENLEELFERISNTMGKAGYDYEIIIVDDDSPDRTWEHAEELGRTRGYPVKVIRRTDEKGLSSAVIRGFKEAEGDVFVVMDADLQHPPEKIPELVREIEKGADIAIASRYVPGGAVENWYWYRKLISRGAIMIGRVALPKIRHVKDPVSGFFALRREVVEGAELNPIGFKILMEILIKGRYSRVVEVPFTFGLRKAGESKLSRKTMVNYLKHVYRLMKWEGEIDRLVKFSIVGTVGIAVNEGFLWFFVSRLGMNEYVANIPATELAILNNFFLNDLWTFRDLRTAPLWKRLFTFHIASLMGAVVQWLIYAPLVYLGIDYLVANLIGIGASFIVRFLFSRSVTWG from the coding sequence ATGTTCTCGGGAGGGTTCAAAATGGACAGCGGCGGATCAAACAAGCCGAAAGTTTCAATAATAATCCCAACCTATAACGAAAGGGAAAACCTTGAGGAACTCTTCGAGCGTATTTCAAACACCATGGGGAAAGCGGGCTACGACTACGAAATCATAATCGTCGATGACGATTCACCGGACAGAACATGGGAACACGCCGAAGAGCTCGGCAGAACACGGGGTTACCCTGTTAAGGTCATCAGGAGGACGGATGAGAAAGGCCTATCCTCGGCCGTTATCAGGGGCTTTAAAGAGGCAGAGGGGGACGTTTTCGTTGTAATGGACGCCGACCTACAGCATCCCCCGGAGAAGATCCCCGAGCTGGTGAGGGAAATTGAGAAAGGCGCCGACATAGCGATAGCGAGTCGCTATGTTCCTGGGGGAGCTGTTGAGAACTGGTACTGGTACAGAAAGCTCATCTCCAGGGGGGCCATAATGATAGGCCGCGTTGCCCTCCCTAAAATAAGGCACGTTAAGGATCCGGTAAGCGGGTTTTTCGCCCTCAGGCGGGAGGTCGTGGAAGGGGCCGAGCTAAACCCGATAGGCTTCAAAATCCTGATGGAGATCCTCATAAAGGGGCGCTACAGCAGGGTCGTCGAAGTCCCCTTCACATTCGGCCTTAGAAAGGCCGGAGAGAGCAAGCTGAGCAGAAAAACCATGGTAAACTACCTCAAGCACGTTTACAGGCTCATGAAGTGGGAGGGCGAGATAGACAGGCTTGTGAAGTTCAGCATCGTGGGAACCGTGGGCATTGCCGTCAACGAGGGCTTTCTGTGGTTCTTCGTCTCCAGGCTGGGGATGAACGAGTATGTTGCCAATATCCCCGCCACGGAGCTCGCAATCCTCAACAACTTCTTCCTGAACGACCTCTGGACTTTCAGGGACTTGAGAACCGCCCCCCTCTGGAAGAGGCTCTTTACCTTTCACATTGCATCACTGATGGGTGCGGTAGTTCAATGGCTCATTTACGCCCCGCTCGTTTACCTCGGCATAGACTATCTCGTGGCAAATCTTATTGGCATAGGCGCGTCCTTTATCGTCCGCTTCCTCTTCAGCAGGAGCGTTACGTGGGGGTAA
- the truA gene encoding tRNA pseudouridine(38-40) synthase TruA: MGKLALRIAYDGTAFYGFQRQPGVRTVEDEVIRVLQKLGIIRDPVTSEFKGASRTDSGVSAFFNVVSFVPVPEKAHLATPRVLNHHLKDVWVVGVSEVPAEFHPRFWAKEKTYRYYLIDMGHDFGEMVKCARSFIGTHDFSAFARPEPGRDPVREVRSIEVIPRQGYYIVEVSGKSFLWEMVRRIVNAISYCGLGLLSREDVERMLSGEVDKKIPPAPPENLVLWRIEYEGITFETDEEGLKKARSEIFSRYSSALARAALFGDWLISL, translated from the coding sequence ATGGGAAAGCTGGCCCTCAGGATAGCCTACGATGGCACCGCTTTTTACGGGTTTCAAAGACAGCCAGGGGTTAGAACCGTCGAGGATGAGGTCATTCGCGTTCTTCAAAAGCTCGGAATAATCCGTGATCCCGTTACTTCTGAGTTCAAAGGGGCCTCAAGAACCGATAGTGGAGTTTCGGCATTTTTCAACGTTGTTTCCTTTGTCCCGGTTCCGGAAAAGGCCCATCTGGCAACCCCCAGGGTTCTCAACCACCACTTAAAAGACGTCTGGGTCGTCGGGGTTTCTGAAGTTCCAGCCGAGTTCCACCCCAGGTTCTGGGCCAAGGAAAAAACTTACCGGTACTACCTGATCGATATGGGCCACGACTTTGGGGAAATGGTCAAATGTGCCAGATCATTCATTGGAACCCACGACTTTTCGGCCTTTGCCCGACCTGAACCGGGGCGGGATCCCGTGAGAGAGGTGAGGTCAATTGAAGTGATCCCGAGGCAGGGGTATTACATCGTTGAAGTTTCGGGCAAGTCCTTCCTCTGGGAGATGGTCAGGAGGATCGTCAATGCAATCTCTTACTGCGGCCTTGGGCTTCTTTCGAGAGAGGACGTTGAAAGAATGCTCTCCGGTGAAGTTGATAAGAAAATCCCCCCGGCCCCCCCGGAGAACCTCGTTCTGTGGAGAATTGAGTACGAGGGGATAACCTTTGAGACCGATGAAGAGGGTCTGAAAAAGGCCAGAAGTGAGATTTTTTCCCGCTACTCCTCCGCCCTTGCCCGAGCGGCCCTCTTCGGCGACTGGCTTATTTCCCTGTAA
- a CDS encoding DEAD/DEAH box helicase, with amino-acid sequence MPAITLKIPDGSTKVYVQKAEPRVYFQIYSLLTYKRDFGKWEKPESLYDPYTNSFPVGLLPRVRGFLKEKGYGVRVRDERKIRGETLNSSWNEKYVLRKYQERAVRKAVKEKMGVLALPVGSGKTVVGLAIIHRLNLSALIVVHTKELLYQWAEKVRDVLGIEAGIVGDNNWKEEKITVAMIQTLLSRGPENLQKDYGVVLFDECHRTSAAEKFYELGLKLPQVYRFGLSATPWRRVRGEEIKIEAVAGPTICEVKAEDLIREGFLAKPRFEVIRYESSMPSFSEGYKELYEDMIMNNPARNEAIVKKALKLVKKGHRVLIDVKRLEHGKILKEMLEKEGVLAEFLSSQSPNRWEILEAFKEGRIPVLVSTLLKEGVDIPEISAIILAGGGKSDIMTIQTIGRALRPKKGMKAVIVDVEDDDPLLFTHFIERQKALKQYYGEYYDKELERVYREISQSPKRAARARAEE; translated from the coding sequence ATGCCAGCGATCACGCTCAAGATTCCGGACGGCTCAACGAAGGTGTACGTTCAGAAGGCGGAGCCCAGGGTGTATTTCCAGATATACAGCCTGCTCACGTACAAGAGAGATTTTGGGAAGTGGGAGAAGCCGGAGAGCCTCTACGATCCATACACCAACAGCTTTCCGGTCGGCCTGTTGCCCAGGGTGAGGGGTTTCCTGAAGGAAAAAGGATACGGCGTTCGCGTCAGGGACGAGCGGAAGATAAGGGGGGAAACGCTTAACTCCAGCTGGAATGAAAAATACGTCCTCAGAAAATACCAGGAAAGGGCCGTGAGGAAGGCCGTTAAGGAGAAGATGGGAGTTCTGGCCCTTCCGGTGGGAAGTGGTAAGACCGTAGTTGGGCTGGCAATAATACACCGTCTTAACCTGTCGGCCCTCATCGTTGTCCACACCAAAGAACTCCTTTACCAGTGGGCCGAAAAGGTGAGGGACGTCCTCGGTATTGAGGCCGGCATTGTTGGGGACAACAACTGGAAAGAGGAAAAAATCACGGTGGCGATGATCCAGACCCTGCTCTCCAGGGGCCCGGAAAATCTCCAGAAAGATTATGGCGTAGTCCTGTTCGACGAGTGCCACAGGACTTCTGCAGCAGAAAAATTCTACGAGCTCGGGCTTAAGCTGCCCCAGGTTTACCGCTTCGGTCTTTCGGCAACTCCCTGGAGACGTGTTAGGGGCGAGGAGATAAAGATAGAGGCCGTTGCCGGACCGACAATCTGCGAAGTTAAGGCCGAGGATCTAATCAGGGAGGGCTTTCTCGCAAAGCCCCGCTTCGAGGTGATAAGATACGAGTCCTCGATGCCATCTTTCAGCGAGGGGTACAAGGAGCTTTACGAGGATATGATAATGAACAACCCCGCCAGAAACGAGGCGATAGTTAAGAAAGCTCTCAAGCTGGTTAAAAAGGGCCACAGGGTGTTAATAGACGTTAAAAGGCTCGAACACGGGAAAATACTCAAGGAAATGCTGGAAAAAGAGGGGGTACTGGCAGAGTTTCTAAGTTCGCAGAGCCCCAACCGGTGGGAGATCCTGGAGGCTTTTAAAGAGGGCAGGATCCCGGTTCTGGTCTCGACACTCCTGAAGGAGGGCGTTGATATACCGGAGATATCCGCCATAATCCTCGCCGGCGGTGGTAAAAGTGACATCATGACCATACAAACAATAGGAAGGGCGCTGAGGCCAAAGAAGGGCATGAAGGCTGTTATAGTTGATGTAGAGGACGATGACCCCCTCCTCTTCACGCACTTCATAGAGAGGCAGAAGGCCCTCAAGCAGTACTACGGGGAATATTACGACAAAGAGTTAGAACGCGTTTACAGGGAAATAAGCCAGTCGCCGAAGAGGGCCGCTCGGGCAAGGGCGGAGGAGTAG
- a CDS encoding UbiD family decarboxylase, producing the protein MLEGILKLFEDELVVVKEPVSKELEITRYLLKYRDRPVLFEDVEGWRVAGNIWSTRERIARYLGIKKEEMLHLMADAMENPSPCRTVERAPFMENSTTDFSLRELPVPKYYPKDGGQYFTSAMVIARDERGFVNVSFHRMMVRDDKTAAIRLVPRHLYSMWKDRADHGEELDVRIVVGNPVHLLLAGATSTAYGISELEIASRMSEKAFGKPVDVVNVNGIPVPVETEFVFEAKITPELVDEGPFVDITGTYDDVRKQPLVVFERMYHVDEPIFHALLSGGYEHYMLMGLPKEPQIYASVKRVVPKVHGVRLTEGGAMWFHAVVSITKQHDGDGKNAILAAFTGHPSLKHVVVVDEDINIYDDRDVEWAIATRFQPDKDLVVVSNARGSTLDPSAEDGLTAKWGIDATKPLKRKEEFERAKV; encoded by the coding sequence ATGCTCGAGGGGATACTGAAGTTGTTTGAAGATGAGCTCGTTGTGGTCAAGGAACCCGTTAGCAAGGAGCTTGAGATAACCAGGTACCTCCTCAAGTACAGGGACAGGCCGGTTCTATTCGAAGACGTTGAGGGCTGGCGCGTTGCGGGGAACATCTGGAGCACCAGGGAGAGGATAGCCCGCTACCTGGGGATCAAAAAGGAGGAGATGCTCCACCTCATGGCCGACGCCATGGAGAACCCGTCCCCCTGCAGAACGGTCGAGAGGGCCCCCTTCATGGAGAACTCCACCACCGACTTCTCGCTCAGGGAGCTACCGGTTCCAAAGTACTACCCAAAGGACGGCGGCCAGTACTTCACCTCGGCCATGGTTATAGCCAGGGATGAGAGGGGCTTCGTTAACGTCTCTTTCCACAGGATGATGGTGCGCGACGATAAAACGGCCGCGATAAGGCTCGTCCCGAGGCACCTCTACTCTATGTGGAAGGACAGGGCAGACCACGGGGAGGAGCTCGACGTTAGAATAGTGGTCGGAAACCCGGTTCACCTGCTCCTGGCCGGGGCAACGAGCACAGCTTACGGCATCAGCGAGCTCGAAATAGCCAGCAGGATGAGCGAGAAGGCCTTTGGAAAGCCCGTTGATGTGGTCAACGTTAACGGTATCCCCGTTCCCGTCGAGACGGAGTTCGTGTTCGAGGCAAAGATAACGCCCGAGCTGGTTGATGAAGGGCCCTTCGTGGACATAACCGGGACCTATGACGACGTCAGGAAGCAGCCGCTGGTGGTCTTTGAAAGGATGTACCACGTTGATGAGCCAATATTCCACGCCCTCCTGTCGGGTGGCTACGAGCACTACATGCTCATGGGCCTCCCGAAGGAGCCGCAGATATACGCGAGCGTCAAGCGCGTCGTTCCAAAGGTTCACGGCGTAAGGCTAACCGAGGGCGGTGCCATGTGGTTCCACGCGGTAGTTTCGATAACAAAACAGCACGACGGTGATGGAAAGAACGCTATTTTGGCCGCGTTCACCGGCCACCCCAGTTTGAAGCACGTCGTCGTGGTTGATGAGGACATCAACATCTACGACGATAGAGATGTGGAGTGGGCGATAGCGACGAGATTCCAGCCGGATAAAGACCTGGTCGTAGTGTCCAACGCCCGCGGTAGCACCCTTGACCCCTCGGCTGAGGACGGTTTGACCGCGAAGTGGGGAATAGACGCGACAAAGCCCCTAAAAAGAAAGGAAGAGTTCGAGAGGGCGAAGGTTTAG
- a CDS encoding ABC transporter ATP-binding protein translates to MIEIENLVKRYGDVTALDGLTLTVKKGQIYGFLGPNGAGKSTTILSTLGLIYPQKGRIRLFEEEVFRDGKYNEKQLVKAKARIGYMPENATLWEFLTPMQTLDIIGESFGLSREERAKRARELLELVDLWEVRDKKVGKFSKGMKQRLLLAQALINDPDLLILDEPMTGLDPTGIAEFKNIILRQKKEGKTVFFSSHILAHVEEVCDTVGVIVRGKLRIEDSIDNIKMSFLKKVGYLILLETDKPVSFDGTDWKIEKVSETKYKITAPSDIRPEINEIVWNQGAKILQLMVRVPSLEEVFLELVEKNKG, encoded by the coding sequence ATGATCGAAATTGAGAACCTCGTGAAGAGGTACGGGGACGTAACGGCCCTGGACGGGCTCACGCTCACCGTGAAGAAGGGGCAGATCTACGGCTTCTTAGGGCCCAACGGCGCCGGCAAAAGCACAACCATACTCAGCACCCTCGGCCTCATCTACCCCCAGAAGGGGAGGATAAGGCTCTTCGAGGAGGAGGTGTTCAGGGACGGAAAGTACAACGAGAAACAGCTCGTCAAGGCAAAGGCGAGGATAGGCTACATGCCCGAGAACGCCACCCTCTGGGAATTCCTTACACCCATGCAGACCCTGGACATAATCGGGGAGTCCTTCGGGCTTTCAAGGGAAGAGAGGGCAAAGCGCGCCAGGGAGCTGTTAGAGCTCGTCGACCTCTGGGAAGTGAGGGACAAGAAAGTCGGAAAGTTCTCCAAGGGGATGAAGCAGAGGCTCCTCCTGGCACAGGCCCTCATAAACGACCCCGACCTTCTCATCCTCGACGAGCCGATGACGGGCCTTGACCCAACGGGGATAGCAGAGTTCAAGAACATAATACTGCGGCAGAAGAAGGAAGGAAAGACGGTTTTCTTCTCCAGCCACATATTGGCCCACGTCGAAGAGGTCTGCGACACGGTCGGGGTCATTGTCAGGGGAAAACTCCGCATCGAGGACAGCATAGACAACATAAAGATGAGCTTCCTGAAGAAGGTCGGTTACCTCATCCTCCTCGAGACGGACAAGCCGGTGAGCTTTGACGGGACTGACTGGAAAATCGAGAAGGTCAGCGAGACAAAGTACAAAATAACGGCTCCAAGTGACATAAGGCCCGAGATAAACGAGATAGTCTGGAACCAGGGGGCAAAGATACTCCAGCTGATGGTCCGCGTTCCAAGCCTCGAAGAGGTCTTCTTAGAGCTGGTGGAAAAAAATAAAGGCTAA
- a CDS encoding ABC transporter permease subunit: MWGFKLEFKKSLRTKKFWAILIVMLLLYLPVLYTIKMVQPYGREFQPSEIIASLISVTLSLAKFFITILAILLGATAINAEISEGTLRIAISKPISRLAYIAGKLIGHTVALFIAILAAIAVTLIGIALMGVDITSALILDVVLLNLAILLAMVEFLALGYIVSLFVRSTSTAMGVAIILLFLISLMSPILVEYFAYSKAEELTREKFGPNWEREYSPSLGEGESPYDYLNKQHDKLVREYRRKYLLFDPITQLNFLLGNLTKTTHLIVTNKTYYPMKNEGLVLVPDYAHPIGSEVTNSTGEGPCRGADFEGGSRTDFVNGTYVEVEYTKRCYTIESYQGVGYSIKRNLDRLGVMIAILILYLGIGFYRFLRMDLR, from the coding sequence ATGTGGGGTTTCAAGCTGGAGTTTAAAAAAAGCCTCAGGACAAAGAAGTTCTGGGCCATCCTGATTGTGATGCTCCTGCTCTACCTGCCCGTTCTGTACACCATAAAGATGGTGCAACCCTACGGAAGGGAATTTCAGCCGTCAGAAATAATAGCGAGCCTAATATCAGTGACTCTATCGCTGGCTAAGTTCTTCATCACAATACTGGCCATATTGCTCGGTGCGACGGCAATCAACGCTGAGATAAGCGAGGGAACGCTCAGAATAGCCATAAGCAAACCGATCAGCAGGCTGGCATACATAGCGGGAAAGCTTATAGGACACACAGTGGCGCTTTTCATAGCCATCCTGGCTGCAATAGCCGTTACTTTAATAGGAATAGCCCTGATGGGAGTTGACATAACCTCTGCCCTTATTTTGGACGTCGTTCTTCTGAATCTGGCCATCCTGTTGGCTATGGTGGAGTTCCTGGCGCTGGGCTACATAGTGTCCCTTTTCGTTAGGTCGACGTCGACTGCAATGGGAGTCGCAATAATCCTGCTCTTCCTGATATCCCTCATGAGTCCAATACTGGTCGAATACTTTGCCTACTCAAAGGCAGAAGAGCTAACCAGGGAAAAGTTCGGCCCGAACTGGGAGAGGGAGTATTCCCCCAGCCTTGGGGAGGGAGAGTCACCCTACGACTACCTGAACAAGCAGCACGACAAGTTAGTTCGGGAGTACAGGAGGAAATATCTACTCTTCGACCCAATAACCCAGCTAAACTTCCTCCTGGGCAACCTGACCAAAACGACTCACCTGATAGTAACCAACAAGACATATTACCCCATGAAAAATGAGGGGCTAGTCTTAGTCCCCGACTATGCTCATCCAATCGGGAGTGAAGTAACTAACTCCACTGGTGAGGGACCCTGCCGGGGGGCAGACTTTGAAGGTGGCAGTAGAACGGACTTCGTAAACGGGACTTACGTTGAAGTTGAATACACGAAACGTTGCTATACCATTGAGAGCTACCAGGGAGTTGGCTACTCGATCAAGAGAAACCTCGACAGACTTGGGGTCATGATAGCGATCCTTATCCTTTATCTTGGCATAGGATTCTACCGCTTCCTCCGCATGGATCTGAGGTGA
- a CDS encoding N-glycosylase/DNA lyase: MTLDNFIKFTPKEEEAKVSRLIETLSGLGIECARTIEERVDLQFDALKNLRENLGDNELFLKLVVANSVVSYQLSGKGEDWWWEFSAYFSENPPGEGIARAYALFLPGSRTNRRLTAGKVKRLQKLEPFLARLTVEDLRDYYFTGMERLRDDLAKAMNAGRDAKTIVFAVKMFGYAGRIAFGEFVPYPMSIEIPEDVRIKAYTKRFTSGPPVRFWNRVAEKTGIPPLHIDSILWPVLGGKREVVERLKKHCGEKAEKVLTLRDL; this comes from the coding sequence TTGACCCTGGATAATTTCATCAAATTCACCCCTAAGGAGGAGGAAGCGAAGGTCTCCCGGCTAATCGAGACGCTCTCCGGGCTGGGGATAGAATGTGCCAGAACTATAGAGGAGCGCGTTGACCTCCAGTTCGATGCTCTGAAAAACCTCCGGGAGAACCTTGGGGATAATGAGCTTTTTTTGAAGCTCGTCGTGGCGAACTCGGTAGTTAGCTACCAGCTGAGCGGAAAGGGCGAAGACTGGTGGTGGGAGTTCTCGGCCTACTTCTCGGAGAACCCTCCCGGGGAAGGCATAGCCAGAGCTTATGCCCTTTTTCTTCCCGGCTCCCGGACCAACAGGAGGCTCACCGCCGGGAAGGTGAAGAGGCTCCAGAAGCTCGAGCCCTTCTTAGCCCGGCTAACCGTGGAAGACCTCCGGGACTACTACTTCACTGGGATGGAAAGACTCAGGGATGACCTGGCTAAGGCCATGAACGCAGGGAGGGACGCCAAAACGATAGTTTTCGCCGTCAAGATGTTCGGATACGCCGGAAGGATCGCCTTTGGTGAGTTCGTTCCCTATCCAATGTCCATTGAAATACCAGAAGACGTCAGGATAAAGGCCTACACAAAGCGGTTCACAAGCGGGCCCCCGGTAAGATTCTGGAACAGAGTAGCGGAGAAAACCGGGATCCCTCCCCTCCACATAGACTCGATCCTGTGGCCAGTTTTAGGCGGGAAGAGGGAAGTTGTTGAGAGGCTGAAAAAGCACTGCGGAGAAAAGGCTGAGAAAGTACTAACGCTGAGGGATCTCTGA
- a CDS encoding beta-ribofuranosylaminobenzene 5'-phosphate synthase family protein codes for MIIRTPKRLHLGLIDPSGGLGRRFGAIGVALEGGYEVKVSPGDGLKINAPGKDEETIREAVARMNHSFGTGTGYSIEVVKAIPRHVGLGSTTQLSLAVGMAIAKLNGLNISVEELARALGRGKNSGAGIYTFKLGGLVVDGGVKDDVPPLVVRHEFPESWAFLLITPDLKPGFDEREEEPVMKSAQGDPGVAREISHILLLGLLPALVERNVKAFGRHLTEIQRLVGRHFGSQQGGEFREDLKPIIDFLAEKTYGYGQSSWGPTVYGLILREEGERLIGEAKDYLREHGLRGRVELGVPRNSGAEVVNQNAFLERLIKSVSPG; via the coding sequence ATGATAATCCGCACGCCGAAGAGGCTCCACCTCGGTTTAATAGACCCCTCCGGGGGGCTGGGAAGACGCTTTGGCGCCATCGGGGTCGCCCTTGAAGGCGGCTACGAGGTAAAGGTCTCCCCCGGCGATGGGTTAAAGATAAACGCCCCCGGTAAGGACGAGGAGACCATTAGGGAAGCCGTCGCCCGCATGAACCACTCCTTCGGAACGGGCACAGGCTACTCCATCGAGGTCGTGAAGGCCATTCCCCGGCATGTAGGGCTGGGCTCAACAACTCAGCTGAGCCTCGCGGTTGGAATGGCTATAGCGAAACTGAACGGCCTCAACATCAGTGTAGAAGAGCTGGCAAGGGCCCTCGGGAGGGGAAAGAACAGCGGCGCCGGGATCTACACCTTCAAGCTCGGAGGTCTGGTGGTGGACGGGGGCGTTAAAGACGACGTCCCCCCGCTCGTGGTCAGGCACGAGTTCCCGGAGAGCTGGGCGTTCCTCCTGATAACCCCCGACCTTAAACCCGGTTTCGATGAGAGGGAAGAAGAACCAGTGATGAAGTCCGCTCAGGGGGATCCGGGAGTTGCGAGGGAGATAAGCCACATCCTGCTCCTCGGCCTTTTACCGGCCCTCGTGGAAAGGAACGTAAAGGCCTTCGGGAGGCACCTCACGGAGATACAGAGGCTGGTCGGGAGGCACTTCGGGAGCCAGCAGGGGGGCGAGTTCAGGGAAGATCTAAAACCTATAATCGATTTTCTGGCAGAAAAAACCTACGGCTATGGCCAAAGCAGCTGGGGGCCTACTGTCTACGGGCTAATCCTCCGGGAAGAGGGCGAGAGGCTCATCGGTGAGGCCAAGGACTACCTGAGGGAACACGGGCTGAGGGGGAGGGTCGAGCTCGGGGTTCCCAGGAACAGCGGGGCCGAGGTTGTGAACCAGAACGCCTTCCTCGAAAGGCTGATAAAGTCGGTCTCCCCGGGGTGA
- the folP gene encoding dihydropteroate synthase — MKFAGVDLGEPRIMGVINVSPESFYEGSVRNDEKKLVETAVKMVEEGASFIDIGAKSTAPYLETRIPVEEEVRRAVWAVRAVRDSLDVPISIDTTSARVAEEALKAGADVINDVTGLKGDPSMADVAAEYGAPVVLCAHGRVRDFSDPLHTVIDFLQESLVIAREHGIEDIAVDPAIGFLRPEVPRWYEWDSKVLANLNALKILGRPVLVGLSRKSFIGAITGRKDPAERLLDAVKMAAFIKRFRP; from the coding sequence ATGAAGTTTGCAGGGGTTGACCTCGGCGAGCCAAGAATAATGGGCGTTATCAACGTTTCGCCCGAGAGCTTCTACGAGGGTAGCGTCAGAAACGACGAGAAGAAGCTCGTGGAGACGGCGGTTAAGATGGTCGAAGAAGGCGCCTCCTTCATCGACATCGGCGCCAAGTCCACCGCCCCCTACCTTGAGACCCGGATCCCCGTCGAAGAGGAGGTAAGGAGAGCTGTTTGGGCTGTGAGGGCCGTGCGCGACAGCCTGGACGTCCCGATAAGCATCGACACCACCAGCGCCAGGGTCGCCGAAGAGGCCCTCAAAGCGGGGGCGGACGTAATAAACGATGTTACCGGGCTGAAGGGAGATCCCAGCATGGCGGATGTCGCGGCTGAGTATGGGGCCCCTGTTGTCCTCTGTGCCCACGGAAGGGTGCGGGACTTCAGCGATCCCCTTCACACGGTCATCGACTTTCTCCAGGAGAGCCTCGTTATAGCGAGAGAGCACGGGATCGAGGATATCGCAGTAGACCCGGCCATCGGCTTCCTCCGCCCGGAGGTTCCAAGATGGTACGAGTGGGACTCAAAGGTTCTGGCGAACCTCAACGCCCTCAAAATCCTCGGGAGGCCGGTACTCGTAGGCCTCTCAAGAAAGTCATTCATCGGCGCGATAACTGGGAGAAAGGATCCTGCCGAGAGGTTGCTCGATGCCGTGAAGATGGCCGCCTTCATTAAGAGGTTCCGGCCATGA